Proteins from a single region of Thermococcus sp. EP1:
- a CDS encoding metallophosphoesterase: MRRIVAFLLVLLTLSLINVNQVSAEALPGDVLKYPMPGAPVVALPGEVVEIQPQDGVDITSLSIVSVLNGPYELEIIEKGATLKVKVPENVVPDVYFLQIKSNKGEVTIPGAVWILKEYPKVLRIAHVSDTHVTSGTKFGYVCGEYFQRDMKRIKELCDGGIIVPLHSYVATDSAYTYWAMDDRVDVTINTGDVVDTAGDGKGYKLLLDIISHATAAGRPTIIVKGNHDDPPNYYPRLIGPTDYYIVIGKFIIIALDSHGDEAHPYMNQLEWMEKVLEDHPDKIPIVIVHHPYWYSAPQGWIGGRIEGVSAFDDEDWQEMIQYGSYYWFGRNQEYLDIARRFLQDVEKYNIKLIMSGHIHHDKLHIYVDKNGNEHWFVTSTTTGAPDKETNPPRPDRSPTWYGSKIIEIDENGNVRLPEIEEMFGNLFNDFISLPVPQEFITFKWTSEFGSAVKFVNLLGEESGKFAIEIPDGAQVDTSVTNVTYKLLGERKIGDKTYELFEITVPKGISQLVISKGKDTEKPQIDIPYLTPSKPTKGKPFKVYISVKDNLGVKDIYVEIEANGVVTKYPAVQTSGGQAEYFMAEIPGIDADGYIIRAVAIDFYGNKATIEKIMGEIETSTTSTPTQTTPSETTTSSSTTPTTSSPTETTSSSSPTTTEAGGVCGPAAIVGLALLPLLAAKRKK, from the coding sequence TTGCTTTTTTGTTAGTTCTTTTAACTCTGTCTTTAATTAATGTAAACCAAGTAAGTGCAGAAGCCCTCCCGGGAGACGTGTTGAAGTATCCAATGCCCGGAGCCCCTGTGGTGGCACTTCCAGGAGAGGTCGTGGAGATACAACCACAAGATGGAGTAGACATAACCTCTCTCTCAATAGTCTCTGTGTTGAATGGTCCATATGAGCTAGAGATCATTGAGAAAGGTGCTACATTAAAGGTAAAAGTTCCAGAGAACGTTGTTCCAGATGTGTATTTCCTTCAAATTAAATCAAACAAAGGAGAAGTAACAATTCCAGGTGCAGTTTGGATTCTCAAAGAGTATCCTAAAGTTCTTAGAATAGCACATGTTAGTGACACACACGTTACAAGTGGTACTAAGTTTGGTTATGTTTGTGGAGAATACTTCCAGAGAGACATGAAAAGAATCAAAGAACTATGCGATGGAGGTATAATAGTCCCGTTACACAGCTATGTTGCAACAGATAGTGCTTACACATACTGGGCCATGGATGATAGAGTTGATGTTACAATAAACACGGGTGATGTGGTAGATACTGCCGGAGATGGCAAAGGATACAAGTTACTGCTTGATATAATCTCCCATGCAACCGCAGCCGGAAGGCCTACAATAATTGTCAAAGGAAATCATGATGATCCACCTAATTATTATCCCAGACTTATAGGGCCTACGGACTACTACATTGTTATTGGAAAGTTTATCATCATAGCCCTCGACTCTCATGGAGATGAAGCTCATCCCTACATGAACCAGCTAGAATGGATGGAAAAAGTGCTTGAAGACCATCCCGATAAAATCCCAATAGTAATTGTCCACCACCCATATTGGTATTCTGCCCCACAAGGATGGATCGGGGGTAGAATTGAGGGTGTTTCAGCATTCGATGACGAAGATTGGCAAGAAATGATACAATATGGTAGCTATTATTGGTTTGGAAGAAATCAAGAGTATCTTGACATAGCAAGGCGTTTCCTCCAAGATGTCGAGAAGTACAACATTAAACTTATTATGAGTGGCCATATTCACCATGACAAACTTCACATTTACGTGGACAAGAACGGTAATGAGCACTGGTTTGTAACGTCAACAACTACAGGAGCCCCAGATAAAGAAACCAACCCACCTAGGCCTGACAGGAGCCCAACATGGTATGGATCAAAAATCATAGAGATAGATGAAAATGGAAACGTTAGACTTCCTGAAATTGAAGAAATGTTTGGAAATCTCTTCAACGACTTTATCTCATTACCCGTTCCACAAGAGTTTATTACATTCAAATGGACATCAGAGTTTGGAAGCGCTGTAAAATTCGTGAACTTACTAGGAGAAGAAAGTGGAAAATTTGCCATTGAAATCCCAGATGGAGCCCAAGTTGACACAAGTGTAACAAACGTCACATACAAGCTTCTTGGAGAGAGAAAAATAGGAGATAAAACATATGAACTCTTTGAAATCACTGTACCCAAAGGAATATCCCAACTCGTTATAAGCAAAGGAAAAGACACAGAGAAGCCCCAAATAGATATCCCATACCTTACTCCGTCCAAACCCACAAAAGGAAAACCATTTAAAGTTTATATCAGCGTAAAAGACAACTTAGGAGTCAAGGATATTTATGTAGAAATTGAAGCAAATGGGGTTGTTACGAAATATCCAGCAGTTCAAACCAGTGGAGGACAAGCAGAGTACTTTATGGCTGAGATTCCAGGAATTGATGCAGATGGATATATAATAAGGGCTGTAGCAATAGACTTCTACGGGAACAAGGCCACCATAGAAAAAATCATGGGAGAAATAGAGACAAGTACAACTTCAACTCCCACTCAAACTACACCCTCCGAAACAACCACGTCCTCATCAACCACGCCAACAACTAGTTCTCCAACAGAAACTACTTCTTCATCATCTCCCACAACGACAGAAGCGGGTGGGGTATGTGGCCCTGCAGCAATTGTAGGTCTCGCCCTATTGCCATTACTTGCTGCTAAAAGGAAAAAATGA
- a CDS encoding restriction endonuclease, giving the protein MKWNLEILQEASRETLIKTLVNLLELMGFRNVEMVDSPEEWGIDILALRDDPIAGFEKYVIKVKSGALTSSQDIEHFNEAIGRAKADKGIFVSINGYTKDAKLLVGKEYKGRIIIWDGEKLVEDLNDKEVPVSEDLLEKIKRKKEEEKLEEKRKGVLKVIRLDTPLLYSFSPDKVFEQISSLLEKKYKIKKEDIILKTLILEASTAYIFSWSALVEDTKDKAVIFSKEEILPFVSKDEELDKKVSKALLESGSAIKATEIRIIEPLTPNEAVLLVKSRLAEDLKVSQSSIILHSRKKVYIPKRVLLELQVGINSAKGEVDLKSKEARVKIEPLPKEKLIEIAKEECMNLLGEELREISFEPKENVAIINGQVSRFLFGAAVHIYSGRVLKRKSKIKRDAILSEVSKKYPGGKVISFTEKEDKAIIDVLAPEGIVVLEFNLETGDYVIKEKLVHPYNLAKIAKDLIEANFDIKNLELSDFKVHDHKNLELLLKSEDGKVLVKVDGKTGDIMDYFVEITPEKAEKIILKKYPDWRIKKIEELKDSYRIELENDKLLLKLSLSKDGKLLTEVDKYLKEDVVKKIAEEFLEEKGITADIKELELDENWKVKFAGKERVGEILIERVSGRVLKSDIFLTEFIIEETYQAHVSEKFAEKNLKTETIIVHKERGDAIIKLSGDNGFYYAKIDLRTGKILKEDMVPRKGLKAKIKKLQLDAKYK; this is encoded by the coding sequence ATGAAGTGGAATTTAGAGATCTTACAAGAGGCCTCTCGGGAAACGCTTATCAAAACTCTGGTAAATCTGCTCGAATTGATGGGGTTTAGGAATGTAGAGATGGTGGATAGCCCAGAAGAGTGGGGAATAGATATTCTCGCTCTTAGGGACGATCCTATCGCGGGATTTGAAAAATATGTAATAAAAGTAAAATCAGGAGCTCTAACATCTTCTCAAGATATTGAGCACTTTAATGAAGCCATAGGGAGAGCAAAGGCAGATAAGGGGATTTTCGTCTCAATAAATGGGTATACTAAAGATGCTAAACTCTTAGTTGGAAAGGAGTACAAAGGAAGGATAATTATATGGGATGGCGAAAAGCTTGTTGAAGATTTAAACGACAAAGAAGTGCCAGTGAGTGAAGACTTACTCGAAAAAATCAAGAGAAAAAAAGAAGAGGAAAAATTGGAAGAGAAGCGAAAAGGTGTTCTAAAGGTAATACGACTAGATACTCCACTTTTGTACTCTTTCTCTCCAGATAAAGTTTTTGAGCAAATATCCTCATTACTCGAGAAAAAGTATAAAATAAAGAAGGAAGACATCATTCTAAAAACCTTGATTTTAGAAGCTTCAACGGCTTATATCTTCTCTTGGTCAGCTCTGGTGGAAGATACAAAAGATAAGGCTGTGATATTTTCTAAGGAGGAAATATTGCCCTTTGTGAGCAAGGATGAGGAATTAGATAAAAAAGTGTCTAAGGCCCTTTTAGAGAGTGGATCTGCTATTAAGGCAACAGAGATAAGGATCATTGAGCCATTAACTCCAAATGAGGCGGTTTTACTAGTTAAGTCCAGACTTGCAGAGGATCTGAAAGTCTCTCAAAGTAGTATTATCTTGCATTCTCGGAAGAAAGTGTATATTCCTAAAAGAGTATTACTAGAATTGCAAGTTGGAATAAATTCCGCAAAGGGGGAGGTTGATCTCAAAAGCAAAGAGGCCAGAGTTAAAATAGAACCTCTTCCAAAGGAGAAGTTAATTGAAATTGCTAAGGAGGAGTGCATGAATTTACTTGGGGAAGAACTTAGGGAGATTTCATTTGAACCAAAAGAGAATGTGGCTATAATAAATGGTCAAGTTAGCAGGTTCCTTTTTGGTGCAGCTGTTCATATATATAGTGGGAGGGTTTTAAAGAGAAAATCGAAGATAAAGAGAGATGCAATTCTCTCTGAAGTTTCAAAGAAATATCCAGGAGGAAAAGTTATTTCCTTTACTGAAAAAGAGGATAAAGCAATTATTGATGTACTAGCACCTGAAGGTATTGTGGTTTTGGAATTTAACTTGGAAACGGGAGATTATGTGATCAAAGAAAAGCTTGTCCATCCGTATAATCTTGCGAAAATAGCGAAAGATCTTATTGAAGCCAATTTTGATATAAAAAACCTAGAACTTAGTGATTTTAAGGTTCATGATCATAAGAACCTAGAACTACTCCTTAAAAGTGAGGATGGAAAAGTTTTGGTAAAGGTTGATGGAAAGACAGGAGATATAATGGATTACTTTGTGGAAATTACTCCTGAAAAAGCTGAAAAAATAATCTTGAAAAAGTACCCTGACTGGCGAATAAAGAAAATAGAAGAATTAAAAGATAGCTATAGGATAGAACTCGAAAATGACAAACTTCTGTTAAAACTCTCTCTTAGTAAAGATGGGAAACTACTAACAGAAGTCGATAAATACTTGAAAGAAGACGTTGTGAAGAAAATAGCGGAGGAGTTCTTAGAGGAAAAAGGAATTACTGCAGATATTAAAGAGTTAGAGCTTGATGAAAACTGGAAGGTCAAATTTGCGGGTAAAGAACGGGTGGGAGAGATTCTCATAGAACGAGTTTCAGGGAGAGTCTTAAAGAGTGATATTTTCCTAACAGAATTTATAATTGAAGAAACTTATCAGGCTCATGTTTCAGAGAAGTTTGCTGAGAAAAATCTGAAAACAGAAACAATAATAGTTCACAAAGAAAGAGGGGATGCAATTATAAAGCTTTCTGGAGATAATGGGTTTTATTATGCAAAAATTGATCTTCGTACGGGTAAAATCTTAAAAGAGGACATGGTACCAAGGAAAGGGTTGAAGGCAAAAATAAAGAAACTCCAGCTGGATGCAAAGTACAAGTGA